In Phaseolus vulgaris cultivar G19833 unplaced genomic scaffold, P. vulgaris v2.0 scaffold_84, whole genome shotgun sequence, one genomic interval encodes:
- the LOC137817479 gene encoding uncharacterized protein has product MIGRADIEGSKSNVAMNAWLPQASYPCGNFSDTSSFKFRRTKGSIGHAFTVQHMKCHHTGNQNQTSFYPFVPHEISVLVELILGHLRYLLTDVPPQPNSPPDNVFRPDRPAEADLGSKKRGSAPLPIHGISKITLKVVVFHFRCFQLPLILHLSSHFTKSD; this is encoded by the exons ATGATAGGAAGAGCCGACATCGAAGGATCAAAAAGCAACGTCGCTATGAACGCTTGGCTGCCACAAGCCAGTTATCCCTGTGGTAACTTTTCTGACACCTCTAGCTTCAAATTCCGAAGGACTAAAGGATCGATAGGCCACGCTTTCACGGTTC aacacatgaaatgccatcatacTGGAAATCAGAATCAAACGAGCTTTTACCCTTTTGTTCCACACGAGATTTCTGTTCTCGTTGAGCTCATCTTAGGACACCTGCGTTATCTTTTAACAGATGTGCCGCCCCAGCCAAACTCCCCACCTGACAATGTCTTCCGCCCGGATCGACCGGCCGAAGCCGACCTTGGGTCCAAAAAGAGGGGCAGCGCCCCGCTTCCGATTCACGGAATAAGTAAAATAACGTTAAAAGTAGTGGTATTTCACTTTCGCTGTTTCCAGCTCCCACTTATCCTACACCTCTCAAGTCATTTCACAAAGTCGGACTAG